Proteins from a single region of Haloplanus sp. GDY1:
- a CDS encoding ABC1 kinase family protein — translation MVTLVNLRAYWRFVRVIHQFLPLIVAYARDRRKYLLFGGRRSVGVETQRERADRLLDSLLTLGPTFIKLGQLLSTRPDILPPAYIDVLTKLQDDVPPAPWAETRPVLAADVGPVDEVFDDFDREAISGASLGQVYRATYEGEQVAIKVRRPGIEDLVEADLRAIKWLLPLLLRFTDEARSFSVSNLADEFSNTIREEMDYSRERRMLTEIRDNFRDNDRIRIPDAVDELSGERVLVMEYIDGVKISDVERLDERGHDRSDLAESLQRIYLQMIIEDGVFHADPHPGNLSVAEDGSIIFYDFGMSGTVDAFFQEKIVEFYIAVANQDIDGILDAMVEMGTLSPTADREVMGQVMELAIADVRGEDLEQYRVQQVIQQVEDTIYEFPLRLPRNFALILRVATVVEGVCVTLDPDFDFIAVATDYLTERGYREEGVRQAVESAGDQLEETARSLVTVPPKLDDVLDRVQRDDLTVQVQLDDEHDVLDRLAKRIAYSILAAVGVLSTAILYSFNEAPEAAVVAGVVTLPIGLLLYRSLRRKRGVRARPQFTRQEMRRRRDE, via the coding sequence GTGGTTACGCTGGTCAACCTCCGTGCGTACTGGCGCTTCGTCCGCGTCATCCACCAGTTCCTCCCGCTGATCGTCGCGTACGCCCGGGACCGCCGGAAGTACCTGCTGTTCGGCGGTCGGCGCAGCGTCGGCGTCGAGACCCAGCGGGAGCGCGCCGACCGCCTGCTCGACTCGCTGCTCACCCTCGGCCCGACGTTCATCAAGCTCGGACAGTTGCTGTCGACCCGGCCCGACATCCTCCCGCCCGCCTACATCGACGTCCTGACCAAACTCCAGGACGACGTGCCGCCGGCGCCGTGGGCGGAGACCCGGCCGGTGCTGGCGGCGGACGTGGGGCCGGTCGACGAGGTGTTCGACGACTTCGACCGCGAGGCCATCAGCGGCGCCAGCCTCGGGCAGGTGTACCGCGCCACCTACGAGGGCGAGCAGGTGGCGATCAAGGTGCGCCGCCCCGGCATCGAGGACCTCGTCGAGGCGGACCTCCGCGCGATCAAGTGGCTCCTGCCGCTCCTCCTCCGCTTTACCGACGAGGCCCGGAGCTTCTCGGTGTCGAACCTCGCCGACGAGTTCTCCAACACGATCAGAGAGGAGATGGACTACTCGCGGGAGCGCCGCATGCTGACCGAGATCCGCGACAACTTCCGCGACAACGACCGCATCCGCATCCCGGACGCGGTCGACGAACTCTCCGGCGAGCGCGTCCTCGTCATGGAGTACATCGACGGCGTCAAGATCAGCGACGTGGAGCGCCTCGACGAGCGGGGACACGACCGGAGCGACCTCGCCGAGAGCCTCCAGCGCATCTACCTCCAGATGATCATCGAGGACGGCGTCTTCCACGCCGACCCCCATCCCGGCAACCTGTCGGTCGCCGAGGACGGCTCGATCATCTTCTACGATTTCGGCATGAGCGGGACCGTCGACGCGTTCTTCCAGGAGAAGATCGTGGAGTTCTACATCGCGGTCGCCAACCAGGACATCGACGGCATCCTCGACGCGATGGTCGAGATGGGGACGCTCAGCCCCACCGCCGACCGCGAGGTGATGGGACAGGTGATGGAGCTCGCCATCGCGGACGTGCGCGGCGAGGACCTCGAACAGTACCGCGTCCAGCAGGTCATCCAGCAGGTCGAGGACACCATCTACGAGTTCCCGCTGCGCCTGCCGCGGAACTTCGCGCTCATCCTGCGGGTCGCGACGGTCGTCGAGGGGGTGTGTGTCACTCTCGACCCCGACTTCGACTTCATCGCCGTCGCGACCGACTACCTCACCGAACGGGGGTATCGCGAGGAGGGGGTCCGGCAGGCCGTGGAGTCGGCGGGCGACCAACTGGAGGAGACCGCCCGCTCGCTGGTGACCGTCCCCCCGAAACTCGACGACGTGCTCGACCGGGTCCAGCGCGACGACCTGACGGTCCAGGTGCAACTCGACGACGAACACGACGTGCTGGATCGGCTGGCGAAACGGATCGCCTACAGCATCCTGGCCGCGGTGGGCGTGCTCTCGACGGCCATCCTCTACTCCTTCAACGAGGCGCCGGAGGCGGCCGTCGTCGCGGGGGTCGTCACGCTCCCGATCGGCCTCCTGCTCTATCGCTCGCTCCGGCGAAAGCGGGGCGTGCGCGCACGGCCGCAGTTCACCAGACAGGAGATGCGTCGCCGCCGCGACGAGTAG